GGTGGGCTCGACGTCGAAGGTCGCCTCGGCGATGGCCTGAGGCTCAGACCCGTCGCGAGGAGTCGCGGGCTCAGCCTGCGCCGGGGCCGGCGGCGACGGTGAGAATGGACAGCGTCATCGCCACAGCAAGACGGCGACGGCTACTGCTTGCGCTTCTGCAGTTCATGGGTGCGCTCCTGTGCGGCGGGCCTTGGGCCCGTCCGGGTCGGGTCCCGCGGGTCCTCGGGAACGGTATGGACGGCGTCCGGTCATCGAGCGTATCCTAGACTCGAGAGTGTGTCTTGTCGAGGGCATTGGTGCTCGATCTGCCCCCGGCGGCCGTGCCCGACGAAAGGAGGCCTCCCATGTCTCGATGGCTGATGTTCGCGTCTCTCCTGTCCGCTCTCGTTCTTGTCCCTGTGTCCGGAGCGTGGGCCGACTACCTCTGGGAGTTCACCGGCGGCCCGTACGGAGCGGTTGTGCAGAGCATCGTCACGACCCCGCTCGGCACCCTCCTGGTTGGCACCGACAACGGGGGGCTCTATCGCTCCACCGACGGCGGGGACACCTGGAGCGCGGTTGATCTCACCTGGCCCTGCTGCAACTACTACGTGCCCTCGCTCGCCGCGAGCGCCGCCGCCGTCTACCTCGGCTCGTGGGGCGGGGGCGTCTACCGCTCGGACGACGACGGTGAGACCTGGTACCAGACGGGCGCGATCCCCGGCGAGGGGTATCCCATCGTCCTCGGCCTTGCGGTGTGCAAGTACGGCGAGACCATCTACGCCGGCGGGCAGTTCGGCGTGGCGCGCTCGGACGACGGCGGCTCGAACTGGACGCTCATGAGCGACGGGCTGCCGCCCGCGTCGTCCGCGTGGGTCCGCACGCTCGCGCTTCGCGGCACGACCCTCTACGCTCGGCTGGACCAGGACATCTACCGCTACGACGCCGAGACGGCGACGTGGGTCGAGTGGGAGGCCGGCCTCTCCTCGACGCTCGGAATGCAGTCCATCGGCGCCACCGCGGACGCGCTCTTCCTCGCGGGGCACGAGGGCGGCGTCTATCACCTTGACTGCGACGACAGCGAGTGGGTCGCGATGAACAGCGGCCTGTGGGACGACAACGTGGACGTCGTGCTCGAGGTTGACCAGACGCTCTACGCCGGGCTCATGGGCGGAGGCGCGTGGCGCTGGAACTGGTCCGCGGCGCAGTGGGAGGAACTCAACACGGGCCTGTGGAACAGGGACGTGCGCGTCATGGGGAAGCGCGGCCTGTCGCCCTACGCGGGCACGTGGGGCGGCGGCCTGTTCCGGCTCGACCCGGAGACCGAGGAGTGGAGCTGGAAGACGAACGGGATCGCGGCGGCGCCCGTCACCGCTTTGCTGGTGGACGGCGGCCACCTGTACGCTGGGTCCGAAGGCGGCGGCGTCTATCACTCCGGCGACCAGGGCGACACCTGGACGCGCTGGACGAGCGGCTTGAACGACGTCTGGGTCTGGGCGCTCGCGGCCGACGCGAGCGGCGTGTACGCGGGCACCTGGGGCGGCGTGTTCAAGTCCACCGACCTGGGGACGACGTGGAGCCCGACCGGGCTCACCGGGACCGGCATCTTCTCGATGGGCATCTGGGGGACCACGCTCTACGCCGGCTCGAACGACGGCCATGTGCGCTCCTCGCTCAACGGCGGCGGTTCGTGGTCCGAGGTGGGGACCGGACTCCCCAACGCGACCGTGATGGGCCTCGCGCGCATCGGCGGCGTCCTGTACGCGGCGCTCTGGGAGCACGGGGTGTACAAGCTCCCCGACGGGCAGACGGCCTGGACGGCGATGAACACAGGTCTTCCTCAGCTGACCATGCGGACGCTCGCGGCCCACGGCGGGGTGCTCTTCGTCGGCACCGACGGCAAGGGCGTGTACAAGTGGAACGCGGGCACGTCGAGCTGGGTCTCGTGCGGACCGCAGGACACGACGATCTGGGCGCTGGCTTCGGTCGGGACGGAGCTACTCGCCGGAGGGTGGGGCGCCCTCTGGGCGACGACCGATCTGGGCGCGACGTGGACCGACGTGCACGGCGACCTCAA
The window above is part of the Candidatus Effluviviaceae Genus I sp. genome. Proteins encoded here:
- a CDS encoding T9SS type A sorting domain-containing protein, which translates into the protein MSRWLMFASLLSALVLVPVSGAWADYLWEFTGGPYGAVVQSIVTTPLGTLLVGTDNGGLYRSTDGGDTWSAVDLTWPCCNYYVPSLAASAAAVYLGSWGGGVYRSDDDGETWYQTGAIPGEGYPIVLGLAVCKYGETIYAGGQFGVARSDDGGSNWTLMSDGLPPASSAWVRTLALRGTTLYARLDQDIYRYDAETATWVEWEAGLSSTLGMQSIGATADALFLAGHEGGVYHLDCDDSEWVAMNSGLWDDNVDVVLEVDQTLYAGLMGGGAWRWNWSAAQWEELNTGLWNRDVRVMGKRGLSPYAGTWGGGLFRLDPETEEWSWKTNGIAAAPVTALLVDGGHLYAGSEGGGVYHSGDQGDTWTRWTSGLNDVWVWALAADASGVYAGTWGGVFKSTDLGTTWSPTGLTGTGIFSMGIWGTTLYAGSNDGHVRSSLNGGGSWSEVGTGLPNATVMGLARIGGVLYAALWEHGVYKLPDGQTAWTAMNTGLPQLTMRTLAAHGGVLFVGTDGKGVYKWNAGTSSWVSCGPQDTTIWALASVGTELLAGGWGALWATTDLGATWTDVHGDLKPWPPVRALAAGAENVFAGLWGGSVWRAPLDTSAVDEGDDSAAVVAPGVLRIQPNPSGSGASIAFYLHAPQSVELAVYDAAGRQVASVMSGELPAGLQERSWDGTTASGEKAAAGVYFVRLKAGGKELTAKSVVVR